A genomic stretch from Blastocatellia bacterium includes:
- a CDS encoding TonB-dependent receptor, whose translation MLRKAMPLLIFSLLLLLTALSVDSRAQAVYGSIAGTVTDPQGAAVADATVTVTDIAKNTSTTVKTNESGNYNVTHLIPGRYSVKIEAQGYKGVTQEVEVKADVGARTDFAMEVGAMTEQVNVTADAQQLSLKTDRADVATTFNTRQLEELPILDRNFTKFLLLTPGTQQLGWQHASSENPQGSVQIMVNGQHFSGTSFQLDGTDNQDPILGIIVINPTLESTVESKITTQNYDAEFGLAIAGVVTAQTKSGSNEPHGSLFEFRRNDETSARNPFSQSAPNSLTGRAIPDTLWNQFGGAFGWKLKKDKNFIFGDYQGTRRKNGGSVLTTVPTLLARKGDLSEYGRTIFDPLTGSSTGVGRVAFAGARIPNNRLSPQALTLINMLPPPNRPGIENNYSASGIEAFNSDQFDIRDDHFWSEKLHLFGRYSFARYDKSGPGAFGTLLGGPAFDNIFFSGTSSVRNQSVAFGFDYTLSTKTITDFRFGFLRYRVNVAPGGVGTTPAADAGIPGLNIDDVFTTGMPDFGIRGLGGFKFGYSLDVNQCNCPLDQQEQQFQFVNNWNFIQSNHTFKTGADIRYAMNLRVPSDAHRAGQLRFEPGRTSDFNADGTIRTEGLGIATFLLGDVSNFQRYVGRTTTAAERQRRWFFYGQDTWRATQKLTINYGLRWELIFPERVKEDGDGSLLNLDTGLLFVGGVGDVNRHFNVDPTYKALAPRLGIAYQWTEKTVIRAGYGRSFDIGVFGSLFGHTVTQNLPVLQQQDLATSSFARVFTLASGPPAPFFPAVPDNGKLPLPNGIFARARPFTQTLPTVDAWNVTVQHQLKQNTSVEIGYVGNKGTHVFAGNGPAFNVNQPVSNLSQPDANLRKPFFSKYGWTQGIDFFCNCADNRYNALQTKFETRFSGLSILAHYTFARALNNSDNYFPYNREIGRGPTDEDRTHVFLFSDVWDLPIGRGKALLGNASKTVDLIFGGWQLNTITTWSSGLPFTPSVSGANCSVNAGPCQPDLVGDPDGQRTQQNWFAVGIGAGSPWAKAAPGQFGNVERNSLRGPHFFNTDASLFKNFHISESKKLEFRIESFNAFNHVNLGQPDSCVDCGSNAGHINGLATGATMRQFQFGLRFLF comes from the coding sequence ATGCTAAGAAAGGCAATGCCGTTGCTGATATTCAGCCTGCTGCTGCTGCTGACAGCTCTGTCTGTCGACAGCCGGGCGCAGGCTGTTTACGGGAGTATTGCTGGCACCGTCACTGACCCGCAAGGGGCCGCTGTGGCCGATGCGACAGTGACGGTCACCGACATCGCCAAAAACACCTCGACGACCGTGAAGACTAACGAGTCGGGGAATTACAACGTCACCCACCTCATCCCCGGCAGATACAGCGTGAAGATCGAAGCGCAGGGTTACAAGGGCGTAACCCAGGAGGTGGAGGTCAAGGCGGACGTCGGGGCGCGCACCGACTTCGCCATGGAAGTGGGCGCGATGACCGAACAGGTCAACGTCACCGCCGACGCCCAGCAACTCTCTCTGAAAACCGACCGCGCCGACGTGGCGACGACCTTCAATACGCGGCAACTCGAAGAACTGCCGATCCTCGACCGCAACTTCACCAAGTTTCTGCTGCTGACGCCGGGCACCCAACAACTCGGCTGGCAGCACGCCTCGAGCGAAAACCCACAAGGCTCTGTGCAGATCATGGTGAACGGGCAGCACTTCAGCGGCACGTCGTTCCAATTGGACGGCACCGACAACCAGGACCCGATTCTCGGCATCATCGTCATCAACCCGACGCTGGAGTCGACGGTCGAGTCGAAGATCACCACGCAGAATTATGACGCCGAGTTCGGCCTGGCCATCGCCGGCGTCGTCACGGCGCAAACCAAGTCGGGCAGCAACGAGCCGCACGGCAGCTTGTTTGAGTTTCGCCGCAATGACGAAACCAGCGCCCGCAACCCGTTCTCGCAATCCGCGCCCAACTCGCTTACCGGCAGAGCCATCCCCGACACGCTGTGGAACCAGTTCGGCGGCGCTTTCGGGTGGAAGCTCAAGAAGGATAAAAACTTCATCTTCGGCGACTATCAAGGGACGCGCCGCAAGAATGGCGGCTCGGTGCTGACGACGGTGCCGACGTTGCTGGCGCGCAAGGGCGACCTCAGCGAGTATGGCCGCACCATCTTTGATCCGCTGACCGGCTCAAGCACGGGCGTCGGGCGCGTGGCCTTTGCCGGCGCGCGCATTCCGAACAATCGCCTGTCGCCGCAAGCCCTGACGCTCATCAACATGCTGCCGCCGCCGAACCGGCCCGGCATCGAGAACAATTACAGCGCCTCGGGCATCGAAGCCTTCAACAGCGATCAGTTCGACATTCGCGACGACCACTTCTGGAGCGAGAAGCTGCACCTGTTCGGGCGCTACAGCTTCGCGCGTTACGATAAGTCCGGCCCCGGCGCTTTCGGCACGCTGCTCGGCGGCCCGGCCTTCGATAATATCTTCTTCTCCGGCACGTCGTCGGTGCGCAACCAGTCGGTGGCCTTCGGCTTCGACTACACTTTGAGCACCAAGACGATCACCGACTTCCGCTTCGGCTTCCTCCGCTACCGGGTGAACGTTGCGCCGGGCGGCGTGGGGACGACGCCGGCGGCGGATGCCGGTATTCCGGGCCTCAACATTGATGACGTCTTCACCACCGGCATGCCGGATTTCGGCATCCGCGGCCTGGGCGGCTTCAAGTTCGGCTACTCTCTGGACGTCAACCAGTGCAACTGCCCGCTCGATCAGCAAGAGCAGCAGTTCCAGTTCGTTAACAACTGGAACTTCATCCAGAGCAACCACACCTTCAAGACGGGCGCCGACATTCGTTACGCGATGAACCTGCGCGTCCCGTCGGATGCACACCGCGCCGGCCAGTTGCGCTTCGAGCCGGGCCGCACCTCTGACTTCAATGCGGATGGAACGATCCGCACCGAAGGATTGGGAATTGCGACCTTCCTGCTCGGCGATGTCAGCAACTTCCAGCGTTATGTCGGCAGGACCACCACGGCGGCTGAGCGTCAGCGCCGCTGGTTCTTCTACGGTCAGGACACCTGGCGCGCGACGCAGAAGCTGACGATCAACTACGGCCTGCGCTGGGAGCTGATTTTCCCTGAGCGCGTCAAAGAAGATGGCGACGGCAGCTTGCTGAACCTCGACACCGGCCTGTTGTTTGTCGGCGGCGTCGGCGACGTCAATCGCCACTTCAACGTCGACCCGACCTACAAGGCGTTGGCGCCGCGGTTGGGCATCGCCTACCAGTGGACAGAGAAGACAGTCATTCGCGCCGGCTATGGTCGTAGCTTTGACATCGGCGTCTTCGGCTCGCTCTTCGGCCACACGGTGACGCAGAACCTGCCGGTGCTGCAACAGCAGGACCTGGCGACTTCTTCTTTCGCCCGCGTCTTCACCCTGGCGAGCGGCCCGCCGGCGCCGTTCTTCCCGGCAGTGCCTGACAACGGCAAGCTGCCGTTGCCCAACGGCATCTTCGCGCGCGCCAGGCCGTTCACCCAGACGCTGCCGACGGTTGATGCCTGGAACGTCACCGTGCAGCATCAGTTGAAACAGAATACGTCGGTCGAAATCGGCTATGTCGGCAACAAGGGCACGCACGTCTTTGCCGGCAACGGCCCGGCCTTCAACGTCAACCAACCGGTCAGCAACCTGTCGCAGCCGGATGCGAACCTGCGCAAGCCGTTCTTTAGCAAGTATGGCTGGACGCAGGGCATCGACTTCTTCTGCAACTGCGCCGACAACCGTTACAACGCCTTGCAGACGAAGTTCGAGACGCGCTTCTCGGGCCTCAGCATCCTGGCGCACTACACGTTTGCGCGGGCGCTGAACAACTCGGACAACTACTTCCCCTACAACCGCGAAATCGGTCGCGGCCCGACCGACGAAGACCGCACGCACGTCTTCCTGTTCTCGGACGTGTGGGATTTGCCGATTGGCCGTGGCAAGGCGCTGTTGGGGAATGCCTCGAAGACGGTAGACCTCATCTTCGGCGGCTGGCAGCTCAACACCATCACCACGTGGTCGAGCGGTCTGCCGTTCACGCCTTCGGTGTCGGGCGCCAACTGCTCGGTCAACGCTGGCCCGTGCCAGCCTGATCTGGTCGGCGACCCTGATGGCCAGCGCACGCAGCAAAACTGGTTCGCGGTCGGCATCGGGGCCGGCTCGCCGTGGGCCAAGGCGGCACCGGGACAGTTCGGCAACGTCGAGCGCAACAGCTTGCGTGGGCCGCACTTCTTCAATACCGATGCGTCGCTGTTCAAGAACTTCCACATCTCGGAAAGCAAGAAGCTCGAATTCCGCATCGAGTCCTTCAATGCTTTCAACCACGTCAATCTCGGCCAGCCTGATAGCTGCGTTGATTGCGGCAGCAACGCCGGCCACATCAATGGTCTTGCCACCGGCGCGACCATGCGACAGTTCCAGTTCGGGCTAAGATTCCTATTCTAG
- a CDS encoding redoxin family protein: MLSRLFTRRFTATFIVVMLLAAGGAARQNPPAPLRLLDLTGQEVDPLQTRGSKAVVFLFVRTDCPISNRYAPEVRRLHQKFAGRGVGFRLVYTDADESVEMIRQHLKAYDYRLEVLRDPRHALVKLAGVRVTPEAAVFVAGRRVYRGRIDNRFVAFGKTRPAPTIHDLEAALDAILQGKAVASETTTAIGCYISEP; encoded by the coding sequence TTGTTATCGCGTCTATTCACACGGCGATTCACCGCAACCTTTATTGTCGTTATGTTGCTGGCGGCTGGCGGCGCGGCGCGCCAGAACCCGCCCGCGCCGTTGCGCCTGCTCGATCTAACCGGCCAAGAGGTTGACCCGCTTCAGACCAGGGGGTCGAAGGCGGTGGTTTTTCTCTTCGTTCGCACCGATTGCCCGATCTCGAATCGCTACGCGCCCGAAGTCCGCCGCCTCCATCAGAAGTTTGCCGGGCGCGGCGTCGGCTTCCGGCTGGTCTACACGGACGCGGACGAATCGGTCGAGATGATTCGTCAGCACCTCAAAGCGTATGACTATCGCCTGGAGGTCTTGCGCGACCCGCGGCACGCGCTGGTCAAGCTCGCAGGCGTGCGCGTCACCCCGGAGGCCGCCGTCTTCGTCGCCGGACGCCGGGTTTACCGTGGCCGCATCGATAACCGCTTCGTCGCGTTCGGCAAGACACGGCCCGCGCCAACCATCCATGATCTTGAGGCGGCTTTGGATGCGATCCTTCAGGGCAAAGCGGTAGCCTCTGAAACCACCACCGCCATCGGCTGCTACATTTCGGAACCGTAA
- a CDS encoding tetratricopeptide repeat protein, whose translation MSRTFTPIIPRAIFISAVVFNLMALAGQARSNFMPTPSSPPPGPRTFNKDIAPIVFQNCAACHHPGGPAPFSLLSFQDVKKRAQQIVAVTESRYMPPWLPEPGYAEFVGARRLSDEQIAVLRQWLAQGAIEGAPADLPPVPRFTAGWQLGPPDLIVTMPQAYKLAADGPDVFRNFVIPIPVATTRYVKAVEILPGNKQVVHHANLLVDRTRSFRRLDAQDQEVGFAGMDVRVESENFDPDSHFLFWKPGTPQASEPEDMAWQVDKGTDLILNLHLKPSGKPEMIQASIGLYFTDQPPTRFPMLLQLEHDGMIDIPPGKKDFVVTDEFELPVDVDVLGVYPHAHYLGKEIQGFATLPDGTRKWLIKIANWDINWQAVYHYVKPIFLPKGSIISMRYTYDNSAANVRNPNSPPRRVVAGNRSADEMGHLWVQVLPRSRDDARIVLQEALMRQRLRKYPDDFTAHFNLGSVCLSEGRTEEALGHFRAAVEARPDDALARTNLGAALQALGQVDDAIREFREALRLRPDYANPHYNLGTLLLSQGRIEEAITHFNEVLRLQPDDAGAHNHLGEALATQGHLTEAAAQFEQALRLDSQADEAHNNLGKVFAIRGDWAQARAHFEEALRINPQHREARENLRRVRAQMEKPH comes from the coding sequence ATGAGCAGGACATTCACTCCCATTATTCCCCGTGCCATTTTCATAAGTGCGGTGGTCTTCAACCTGATGGCGCTCGCCGGACAGGCGCGGTCAAACTTCATGCCGACGCCTTCTTCGCCGCCGCCCGGCCCTCGGACATTCAACAAAGACATTGCGCCCATCGTTTTTCAGAATTGCGCCGCCTGCCATCATCCCGGCGGCCCCGCGCCATTCAGCCTGCTCAGTTTTCAGGACGTCAAGAAGCGCGCCCAGCAGATCGTCGCCGTCACCGAGAGCCGCTATATGCCGCCGTGGCTGCCTGAGCCGGGCTATGCCGAGTTTGTTGGCGCGCGCCGTTTGAGCGACGAGCAGATCGCCGTCCTCAGGCAATGGCTGGCGCAGGGCGCAATCGAAGGCGCGCCGGCAGATTTGCCGCCCGTGCCGCGATTCACCGCCGGCTGGCAACTCGGCCCGCCCGATCTGATCGTCACCATGCCGCAAGCCTACAAGCTTGCGGCCGACGGCCCGGACGTCTTTCGCAACTTCGTTATTCCCATCCCGGTCGCGACGACGCGCTATGTCAAAGCCGTCGAGATTCTTCCCGGCAATAAACAGGTCGTCCACCATGCCAATCTCTTGGTTGATCGAACCCGGTCATTTCGTCGCCTCGATGCGCAAGATCAGGAAGTCGGCTTTGCCGGCATGGATGTGCGCGTCGAGTCCGAGAATTTCGACCCCGACAGCCACTTCCTGTTTTGGAAGCCGGGGACGCCGCAGGCCAGCGAGCCTGAGGATATGGCATGGCAAGTAGACAAAGGCACCGATCTGATTTTGAACCTGCACCTGAAGCCTTCGGGCAAGCCGGAGATGATTCAAGCCAGCATCGGCCTGTATTTCACAGACCAGCCGCCGACGCGCTTTCCCATGCTGTTACAGCTTGAGCATGACGGCATGATCGATATTCCGCCGGGCAAGAAAGATTTCGTCGTCACCGATGAGTTCGAGCTGCCCGTAGACGTTGACGTGCTCGGCGTCTACCCGCACGCGCACTACCTCGGCAAAGAGATTCAAGGCTTCGCGACATTGCCCGATGGCACACGCAAATGGCTCATCAAGATTGCCAATTGGGACATCAACTGGCAGGCGGTCTATCATTACGTCAAACCGATCTTTCTACCCAAAGGCTCGATCATTTCGATGCGCTACACTTACGACAACTCCGCGGCCAACGTGCGCAATCCGAACTCGCCGCCGCGGCGCGTCGTCGCCGGCAACCGCTCTGCCGACGAGATGGGCCATCTCTGGGTTCAGGTCTTGCCGCGCAGCCGCGATGACGCGCGGATTGTTTTACAGGAAGCGCTGATGCGACAGCGGCTGCGGAAGTATCCGGACGACTTCACCGCCCACTTCAATCTCGGCTCGGTCTGCTTATCCGAGGGCCGGACGGAAGAGGCGCTCGGCCATTTTCGCGCCGCGGTTGAGGCGCGGCCCGACGATGCGTTGGCGCGCACCAATCTCGGCGCGGCGCTGCAAGCTCTGGGTCAGGTAGATGACGCCATCCGTGAATTTCGCGAAGCCCTGCGCCTCAGGCCCGACTACGCCAACCCGCACTACAATCTCGGCACCTTGCTGTTGTCGCAAGGCCGAATCGAGGAAGCGATTACGCATTTCAACGAGGTCTTGCGTCTTCAGCCCGACGACGCAGGGGCGCACAATCACCTCGGCGAAGCCCTGGCAACTCAGGGCCATTTGACCGAGGCCGCGGCGCAGTTTGAACAAGCGCTGCGCCTCGATTCGCAAGCCGACGAGGCGCACAACAACCTTGGCAAGGTCTTCGCCATTCGCGGCGACTGGGCGCAAGCGAGGGCTCACTTTGAAGAGGCGCTGCGCATCAATCCACAGCACCGCGAGGCGCGCGAGAATTTAAGGCGGGTGCGCGCCCAGATGGAGAAGCCTCACTAG
- a CDS encoding LamG-like jellyroll fold domain-containing protein yields MTNYYLTATPSSAYCRQQQFTVQWSIVEGTPKATDYVAMYAVNGHTELWRQTTGGSISGDADVPAPTPSSSYEFRYFDGTTNNMMARSNSVVAEYPPIDVAVQVRTCQPYEPISVFCQTVSPDPRDTLGLYAVGAPSGEPIWEAPLTGEIDGTYYLNAPATPGQYEFRYYWAPADYTVTSTAITVEVNSVYSVTATLEPGTMQVNVGWNTHTAGSADTIGLYLASDPYDTSPRQEKSTQSYMAGTTSFTLPDGQLYQARYLQSGAIAEAYSAPFTVASEEPPTATLTASPRSVASGDPVTVTWSASAPANGDLIGLFLVGAPDAAPQTTYDTGGNDSGTLTPTAPTDAGDYEYRYLAGGTTAIGTSNSIMVSASAPRAATLSVTPNTVAPNVAVTVSWDSPDAAANDWVGMFAVTDRDATPLASLPIGSGTSGTLLFTAPAQEGHYQFRYFAYGTSTPAARSNLLTVLTSQVSIAATPGSVPSGAEIAVAWDAFNGSINDRVGLFAVDADDASPLTTQRTGIAPAGRLTFIAPDQFTEPETTGQYEFRYFFAGSDVAAARSNAITVTLRRITLSAVPTTVVPGGALTVTWNATNTTSSDEVGLYRLSDSDVSPISYQSTGGAASGEFPFTAPVDDGEYAFRYLLGGTTAVAHGDVISVYGGEPPDTTVAHSLPDAVVRGHLEQLIINQSIHDAEWRALLISDPVAALTDLFGNAPPTGLTINVSIEDAMHFYHVVPDTTGEVVPSEDDWVLHPVLSPGELESDGVLDGSEQLPDLSDAGPEAQTIEDEVEAAEDDKRGLSEIMGGLATLDESVGTVAVVSVAPMALTSRRMFKGQLNYLLMTDGDFYSAFTADPTAALAQQFNFRFPEAITLTPLVETGGAVHIVLPYAPHGAIFNPPYAAEFLAGSGGTIEIPVSDSLTIQDAITVEAWFKATAFHGDTDDVIASTHQSDGGWELRVGGGVPRFIVNLGGTDYVAQPGNPLPRLKVGIWYYLAGVYDGQQVQLYLNDVVLTPPTAATGTIGANADNLTLGRSPGAPEGQSGFEGLIFDVRVWSGALNADDIRSDFLSRRSETPTPEGALRAWYPMVEGAGTTLYDHSGNLNDGTLNQVTWISTYPDTPNQ; encoded by the coding sequence ATGACGAATTACTACCTCACCGCAACTCCGAGCTCTGCCTATTGCAGGCAGCAGCAGTTCACGGTTCAGTGGAGCATAGTCGAGGGCACGCCCAAGGCCACCGACTACGTCGCGATGTATGCGGTCAACGGCCATACAGAGCTGTGGCGGCAGACGACTGGGGGCAGCATCTCGGGCGATGCCGATGTCCCTGCCCCGACTCCGTCGAGCTCTTATGAGTTCCGCTACTTCGACGGGACCACAAACAATATGATGGCCAGAAGCAATTCCGTCGTCGCGGAATACCCGCCGATTGACGTCGCCGTCCAGGTGCGGACCTGCCAGCCCTACGAGCCCATCTCCGTCTTTTGCCAGACCGTCTCTCCTGACCCCCGTGACACGCTGGGCCTCTATGCGGTCGGCGCGCCCAGCGGCGAGCCGATATGGGAAGCGCCTCTCACCGGCGAGATTGACGGAACGTATTACCTCAACGCGCCGGCCACGCCCGGCCAGTATGAATTCCGCTACTACTGGGCGCCGGCAGACTACACCGTGACCAGCACCGCGATCACCGTGGAGGTCAACAGCGTTTATTCTGTGACCGCCACGCTTGAGCCGGGAACAATGCAAGTCAACGTCGGGTGGAATACGCACACGGCCGGCTCGGCTGACACGATTGGCCTGTATCTGGCGAGCGACCCGTATGACACATCGCCGCGGCAGGAGAAATCGACGCAGAGCTATATGGCAGGCACAACGAGCTTTACGCTGCCTGATGGCCAGCTTTACCAGGCGCGCTATCTGCAATCAGGCGCCATTGCCGAAGCTTACAGCGCGCCGTTCACGGTCGCTTCAGAGGAGCCGCCGACGGCGACGCTCACCGCCTCGCCACGCTCCGTCGCCAGCGGCGACCCGGTGACGGTGACGTGGAGCGCGTCCGCGCCCGCCAATGGCGACTTGATCGGGCTGTTTCTGGTAGGCGCGCCCGACGCTGCGCCGCAGACGACCTACGACACAGGCGGCAATGACTCAGGCACGCTGACGCCGACCGCGCCGACCGATGCCGGGGATTATGAATACCGTTACCTGGCGGGCGGCACGACCGCCATCGGCACCAGCAATTCAATCATGGTGAGCGCATCTGCGCCGCGCGCGGCCACGCTTTCGGTGACGCCCAACACTGTCGCGCCGAACGTCGCGGTGACGGTCAGTTGGGATTCGCCCGACGCCGCGGCGAATGACTGGGTCGGCATGTTCGCAGTCACCGACCGCGACGCAACGCCTCTCGCGTCGCTGCCCATCGGCAGCGGCACATCCGGCACACTTCTCTTCACCGCGCCGGCGCAGGAAGGGCATTACCAGTTCCGCTATTTTGCATACGGCACATCCACGCCCGCGGCTCGCAGCAATCTGCTGACCGTCTTAACATCGCAGGTTTCAATTGCCGCAACGCCCGGCTCCGTGCCGTCGGGCGCAGAGATCGCCGTGGCCTGGGACGCCTTCAATGGCTCGATCAACGACCGCGTCGGCCTCTTCGCGGTTGATGCCGACGACGCATCGCCGCTCACGACGCAGCGCACGGGCATTGCGCCCGCGGGCCGCCTGACCTTCATCGCGCCCGATCAGTTCACCGAGCCGGAGACGACCGGGCAGTATGAGTTTCGTTACTTCTTCGCCGGCAGCGATGTCGCGGCGGCGCGCAGCAATGCCATCACCGTGACCTTGCGGCGCATTACGCTCAGCGCCGTGCCGACGACAGTGGTGCCGGGCGGCGCGCTCACCGTCACCTGGAACGCCACCAACACAACGTCGAGCGATGAAGTCGGCCTTTACAGGTTGAGCGACTCGGACGTGTCACCGATCTCTTACCAATCGACAGGCGGCGCGGCTTCGGGCGAGTTCCCATTCACAGCGCCGGTTGATGACGGCGAGTATGCGTTCCGGTACTTGCTGGGCGGCACGACCGCTGTGGCGCACGGCGATGTCATCTCGGTTTATGGCGGCGAGCCGCCGGACACGACCGTTGCCCACAGTTTGCCGGATGCGGTGGTGCGCGGCCATTTGGAACAGCTCATCATCAATCAATCGATCCACGACGCGGAGTGGCGCGCCCTGCTCATCAGCGACCCGGTGGCCGCCTTGACCGATCTGTTCGGCAACGCGCCGCCCACGGGATTGACCATCAACGTGAGCATCGAAGACGCGATGCATTTTTACCACGTCGTGCCTGACACGACCGGCGAGGTCGTGCCCAGCGAAGACGATTGGGTGCTGCATCCGGTCCTGTCGCCCGGCGAGCTCGAAAGCGACGGCGTGCTCGATGGCTCTGAGCAACTCCCTGACTTGAGCGATGCCGGCCCCGAAGCACAGACCATCGAAGACGAAGTCGAAGCGGCAGAAGATGACAAGCGCGGATTAAGCGAAATCATGGGCGGCCTGGCGACGTTGGATGAGAGCGTCGGAACGGTGGCCGTCGTCAGCGTCGCGCCGATGGCGCTCACCTCGCGGCGAATGTTTAAAGGCCAGTTGAACTACCTGCTGATGACCGACGGCGATTTCTACAGCGCCTTCACGGCTGATCCGACAGCGGCGCTCGCGCAACAGTTCAACTTCCGCTTTCCCGAAGCGATTACGCTGACGCCGCTGGTCGAAACAGGCGGCGCTGTTCACATCGTGCTGCCCTACGCGCCGCACGGCGCCATCTTTAATCCGCCTTACGCGGCAGAGTTTCTAGCCGGCTCAGGCGGCACGATTGAAATCCCTGTGAGCGACAGCCTGACGATTCAAGACGCCATCACTGTCGAGGCGTGGTTCAAGGCGACGGCCTTCCACGGCGACACGGATGACGTGATTGCTTCGACACATCAGAGCGACGGCGGCTGGGAGTTGCGCGTCGGCGGCGGCGTGCCGCGCTTTATCGTCAACCTCGGCGGCACGGATTATGTCGCGCAGCCGGGCAACCCGCTGCCGAGGCTCAAAGTCGGCATCTGGTATTACCTTGCCGGTGTGTATGACGGGCAGCAGGTACAGCTTTATTTGAATGATGTCGTGCTGACGCCGCCGACCGCGGCGACCGGCACGATTGGCGCGAATGCTGATAACTTGACGCTTGGCCGCAGCCCCGGTGCCCCTGAAGGGCAGAGCGGTTTTGAAGGCTTGATCTTTGACGTGCGCGTGTGGAGCGGAGCGCTTAACGCTGACGACATCCGCAGCGATTTCCTGAGCCGGCGCAGCGAGACGCCGACGCCTGAAGGTGCCTTGCGGGCATGGTATCCGATGGTTGAAGGCGCGGGCACGACGCTCTACGATCATTCCGGCAACCTGAATGACGGCACGCTCAATCAGGTGACATGGATTTCGACTTACCCCGACACGCCGAATCAATGA